Genomic segment of Denticeps clupeoides chromosome 13, fDenClu1.1, whole genome shotgun sequence:
CTGAGTAATGCGAGCgcctgtaactgtgtgtgtgtgtgtgtgtgtgtgtgtgtgtgtgtgtggtacaccAGACTGGCTCGGCGCGGTGTATATCGGTCAGTGAGGCCTTGATCTTCTGCGGCTGTGCCGATGGCACGGTGCGAGTCTTCAGTCCTCAGGACCTCCGTTACATCGCGACCATCCACAAACCGCATCACCTGGGAGTGGACGTCACGCAGGGGTTACAGTCCGGGTGAGttctgttgtcatggaaacgtgcacagttacacacacattcacacgcgtgtctctctctctctcaggcagATGTTCCCTTCGCATCCTGAGGCTGAGCATCCAGACACCCTggctttgacctttgaccctgtgACGAGACACCTGACCTGTGTGTACAACGAccacagtgtgtatgtgtgggatGTGCGGGACGTTCGGAACGTCGGGAAGGTCTACTCTTCCCTCTACCACAGCGGCTGTGTCTGGAATGTGGAGGTGTGCACGCACGGTGCTTATTTGGCTGAAGGTAAATTCAatcaggtcaaaggtcattttGAGCGTCTGCTACTGTTGTCCACCAGATGTACCCAGAGTTGGAGGACTCTTGTACAGCCTGTCTGCCTGCCGGCGCGTTCCTCACCTGTTCTTCTGATAACACGATCCGCCTGTGGAAGAGCGATTCTGCGGGACCGAACGTCTACAGTCATGTAAGCTCCGCCCACTTTGTCCCTCGCGACCCGCCTCCTCCTCATTTATGGAGTTTATtcttcattttgtgtgtctgcgtgcAGGATCTGATGAAGATTGTTTACGTGGCCGAGGACACGCAGCACCTGCAGAGCAACGTGGGCCGGCCGGAGGGCGGGGCTGTTGATGGCAAGGCCGGCATCAGGGTTCTGAGCATCAGCCCCGACGGGCAACAGCTGGCGGCTGGAGATCGCTGCGGGAACATacggtgagggggggggggggggatgtccGCCACCTGCCCCACGCCGCTGCCGAGACGAGATCTGCCTGTTCACGCGTCTTCCCGCGTCCTCCCGCAGGGTCTTCGGTCTGCAGTTCATGGACGAGCTGCTGAAGATCGAGGCTCACGACTCGGAGGTCCTGTGTCTGGAGTTCTCGCCGGTGGAGACGGGTTTGTGTTCCGGAGTAAAGACACCAGAGTAAAGGCCTCGGTCCCGGCGCCGCCTACATCTGTCCAccgtgtgtgtctgcaggccTGCGTCTCCTAGCGTCCGCCAGCAGAGATCGTCTCATTCATGTCTTCAACATGGACCACAGCTACAGTCTGGAGCAGACCGTGGACGACCACTCTGCCTCCATCACCGCCATCAAGTTTATGGGTGCGTGTGCGTTTCTTGTGTTGCTGTTTCGCGCTCGTTGCCCAACTCCGGAGGTGAAGCTGGTTTGTGTGTTGGTGCACGTGCAGGTGTTGGTCCTAACGTTTCCATGGTGAGCTGTGGAGCCGACAAAAGCATCTACTTCCGCCAAGCTGAGAAGGtgaacaatctctctctctctcacacacacacacacacacacacacacacacacacacacacctacctggatttattgtctttttttttttttttttttttttcttccccccgtgtgtgtgttcgtgaCCAGTGTTTGGAGGGTTTGTTGTTTCCCCGCTCCCATCACGTTGTCGAGAAGACAACGTTGTACGACATGGACCGGGACTCGTCTCACACACACGTCGCTGTAGCTTGTCAGGATCGAAACATAAGGTACGGCACAAaaatcatagttttttttttttttttgtccatctgttggCAGCGAAGCTGTTCCGTATTTAGGTGATTCTTCCCTCTACCGTGCAGGGTTTACGATGTAAAGAGCGGGAAGATGCAGCGGAGCTTCAAGGGGACCTTCACTGAAGATGGGACTCTGCTGAAGGTTAGAGCACCCATCCACAAACACAAGGGGAAGTGAATAGGCGTGCCATACTCTATTAGCATAAGTATTACAGGTCATTATTGCCACCTGCTGATAAGGAGTTTGAACATTTTCTATTTTAGAACGAGTGAAACCAACATTTCTTCTTCCAATCTACTGCATGAATCTGGTTTGCTGCTAGACTGTAAAGATTTGTGAATGCTGATCTGATGTGTTTTTACGGTGTTTCTCTGAGATATGAAGAACAGTGAGTCTAGTTTGTTCATCTGCAGGTCCAGATGGATCCTTCTGGAACGTTCTTGGCTACCAGCTGCTCTGACAAGAGCATCTACATCTTTGACTATGAGTCTGGAGAACGTGTGGCCACTCTGATCGGCCATTCGGGTAAGTCTGATGGTAGAGGTTTTATCTGTttaacagtacaggccaaaagtttggacaccttctcattcaatgtgttttctttatcttcatgaccatttacgttggtagattctcactgaaggcatcaaaactatgaatgaacacatgtggagttatttacttaacaaaaagaggtgaaataagtgaaaacatgttttatattctagtttctttgctctgattcctgctttgaacactcttgccattctctcgatgagcttcaagaggtcgtcacctgaaatgcttctccaacagtcttgaaggagttcccagaggtgtttagcacttgttggtccagctcaccccaaaccatctggactgggttcaggtccggtgactgtggtcaggtctccactttttgttaagtacagaactccacatgtgttcattcatagttttgatgccttcagtgagaatctatcaacgtaaatggtcatgaagataaacacatcgaatgagaaggtgtccagacttttgacctgtactgtatattatattatggaTATTAAGGAGGATGTATCTTCGCTGTCAACATCTACATGTCGTGACTCCTCCTCCTGCTTGTACTGTAGAGATAGTCACCGGAATGAGGTTCAGTCAGGATTGCAGGCATCTGATCACGGTGTCTGGCGACAGGTAAGACACACGCATGCACTTTGAAGGTGTTCTTCACTCTACTCCTGtgtctgaaatattttgtgtgtgtagctgtgtgtttgtctggCGGCTGGATTCCCAGATGACCAATACGATGATGAAGAAACTGTCTGAGCGAAGACAGAGGGCGGGGCTGAGGAGCATCAGAATCGCTAACAAGCCTCACTCGATACGGTGAAGAAGTCGGCCACGCTCCGTACCAGCAGCCCGCCCGCTGTTCCCTCGCGCACCGTCCGTATGCAGCTGATCTCGCGCTTGTCTTGTCTCTGCAGCAGGGAGACGTACATCACTGTCCCCGTCCCCGGGCTCCAGCAGGCGTTGGAGGAGGAAGATCCCAAGACGCCGGGCCGCGACGTCTTGTCACTGGGTGAGAGGGcggggcctgttttttttttttttttttttttttttttttttttgtcttcatttaaaaaatgctgcagTATGAAGCATAATTGAAATCCCTAGTTCTGGTTATGTGTCCGTTTACCACAGGTCACTGTTTCATTTCAGATCTTCCAGATCACCATCTGCTCCAGACCAACGGCCGACTGCCCATGTGGGTTCGGAAACTGGTGAGAACAttccagatcttttttttttataaactgtcACCCACCCTGTTTTAAATGGTCAccgtcttttttttcctcctcacaGGAGGCTGTGGGCCCCACCATCCCACCCCCTGTCCAGGGTGATGTAGGTTATCAGCCACGCAATCGGTGGGCAGAGCAGTCGGACCCTCGGGCCGTTTGTTCGGCTCTGGAGACCCAGAGCCTGCAGCTGGATCTGCTGTCCCCCGGTTCCCAacacacagaggaggaggagacgcaGGAGGAAGATCCACACTTCCACCCCCAGAGCCTGGATAGCCTCCTGGATGAAGACgacgatgaagaggaggaggaggaggaagaagaaaatgtttgttgtattttttttttttctccattttggaGCATGATTGAGTTTAACAGCCGTCAATCATCCTCCTCTCCCCTGTAGGGTCCAGATGGGGAGGAGCCGTTTGGCCCTGAAATCAGCTGTCTAGAGATGGGCGACTTAATCCTGTACCCGGCCAACAGCACAGCACTGTCTACAGCTGCGGaggggtaacacacacacacacacacacacatcagatgtACCACAATTTTAATCTGaccaaacgtgtgtgtgtgtgtgtgtgtcttcagtgAGTTTGACGTGAAGGCTCTGTGTGAGATGGGGGAGGGgccacagcacagcatatgggGAGGGGTGGAGCTCAGCCCGGACAGCGCTTGCTGTGTGGGTTCTATTGAGGGCGGGGCTTCCGGTCAGGAGCAGCCAATAGACCGTGCGTATATGTGCTGAAGTTTCAGTGTTCTTGAAAAGCTATAAATTTGGTTTGGAGCAATATACcatgtgacctttaacccctaCAGGTGACACCGACTCCCTGAGTCAGGTGAGCTCCACTGGCAGCTCAGGGGTTGAAGAGGACGAACAGCCCGAGACATCGCTGCATCAGCACTTCGATACGCTGGCCAACAGCCTGCCCAGCAGTGGTGAGCAGTGCGCCGGAGTAccaatcccagcatgcactctgtgtgtgtgtgtgtgtgtgtgtgtgtgtgtgtgtgtgtgtgtgagaatcaTGTCATATGCGCTGATCAGCAGAACGCTTTGACACGGACCTGCGCAGCCTGCAGCCGACGCAGGACAGCACCTTCCTCAACCCACGACTCAGCATCTCCGCCCGCTTCCTTTCCCGCTTTGGGAACCGCATCAGGTCAGAACGCCGCGCCAGTCCCGTCCCGCAAAAcatctgtacacaagttcacaCCTGACGGCGGCGCCACTTTAAATCTGCACACAATAAAACTTCAGCTTGAAGGCAgccaagaagaaaagagaataaAAGCAGTTCCTGTTTCTGCAGAATTAAGATCTGATGTTCTCTTCTCTCAGGGTCCAGGGCTCTGGTGCTCTTCCCCGCCCTGCCGTCCCCGTAGAACCAGTTCACCCCAGTCAGGTACGGGGCCCTTTCTGATTGGTCCGTTGTTAGCATGTGACTCCCTCCTGTGGTTATGCCCTGTTGTGGGGTCATGCCAGTGACCTTTTGGGGCATTTTTAGAGTCCCTTTCTGCCTTTTCCCATGTCTCCTCAGATGTGTGCCGAGTCAGACACCGGAACCTCCACGGTGgctgaagagagaaaagaaggtgGTGAGTCTGTCCCACCTCCTCCGTGCATGTCCGCGGTGTCTTTAGAGCGGCGGTGCAGATCTCATGCGTCCAAGGTGACATGGACTCGGCCTCCTGTCTCTCACTGGGCACCATATATGCTGagaggtctcacacacacacacacacacacacacacacacacacacactgactttcAAAAACCATCGGCAACATTGCGAcgtttaacccccctccacacctgtaggtggtgctAGAACTTCCCGAGCTCCTCGTTTTGGAGTaaagttctcctccgcggtgagttaaacacgtcgTTCTCCAGCCGAGTCTTTTCATTAGTATTGTATAGAGGACTTCTTGTAGTTGAACGTGTTGGCCGCCGCCGTTGTTGAATGTATGTATGACgtgtttggggttaaaggtcaggttggcgGTTTGGCTAATGAGTCACCGTTTTCACACAAGAAGCCACATTGCCGTCCACACGGATACGCGGAAAAGAGTTTTAGAAAATAACCGTTCTGGGTCCCCTCACCTAACGCCGTCTCCATGTGGACATAAGTCCAGGTCGGACAAACTTTCCTGTTTTACGGTAAAATGTTGTTGTGTGGACGCAGGGCCGGATCGGACTGAAATTACCGTAAGAGGCTGTCGTGTGGACGCTTGCCTTAATCGCGGAGGTGTGAACAAATAGCCAAACTGCGTCTGTGTTGATCGTATTTCTGTTAATGTCCGCCGTTGGCGGTCAGATGTAGCTGCGATGCTGAAGTCCCGCCCCCAAGCTGCCGGGAAACGTTCTGGCCGGCGACACCACCGGGCCCCTCGGAGTCGACACACGGTGTCTCTGGTTGGCTGGAAAGACACCCTGAGAGGTGTGTGAGCGGGATGATGTGTTTTTGATGACTTCACACCGAATGATTCTGCcgtttttagactttttttttttttttttttttctttctctcttctcacCTGAcatttggtggtggtgggcggTCCGACGTTTCTATGTCGATCAATCGTGGAGACGATCGGCGGTCTTTGTTCGTGAACAAAATCTTAATGGTTCTGCATGTTTTGCTCTTTATGGAAGATTCTTCACCTGCTGGAGGTGCTGTTGCTGAGATCTTTTGGTTTTTCGCAGTTGTTCGTTTGAATCAGACACGGGAAATCTGTCCAATCAGCCACTGGTGATGCATCGTGTGACCTGCTCTAAAGCTGTGTGTTAATAACCGATAGATGGTGGACAGATTGTCTGTGACCAGCACataatcatttcactttaatgactttttttccttctcttccaGAAATCACCAACAAGGTGCTGTCGGGACACTCGGAGAATGTTTCTGTGGTCGACCCCACCCTGAAGCCCCCACCCACGAGTCAGGACTCCACCCGTCCTCTTCACCTCAGCTACATGGGAACCACTGTCAGCTCCCGCGCCAAGCTGTCCGGCAGCAGTGTAGGAGAGGGGCTGGCCGCGGCCTCACTGGACGAGCAGCTGGACTGTGACCTGGATGTGGGCGTGGCACTGGAGTGTAAGGAGAACCTGCCCCCgcctgcctcctcctccaccttaCAGAAGGCTCCGCCTCTCCCCAGCTCCCCACCAGGTAACCACAGCGCCAGGGCGACCCTTCAACTGGACCTGTCTGGACAGAAACACCCGGCCACGTCCCAGAAGTCCTGGCGACGGACGACTGGGGACATAGCGAGCCAGTCTTCTCTGGTGACCCCTACGGAGATGAGGTCACTGGGTAAAGAGGAGCAGAGACGCCTCAGCAGTATCGAGGAGAGTCTGACGCCCAGAGCCTCCCCACGACCCTGGACCCCCAACCCTGACGCCAATACTGGTCCCACAGACCACCTCGTAGACCCAGACTCTGCTGCACCTCCCGCTGGCGTAGACCCTGCCCTGCTGGACTATGCCGGACAGCCCTGTCCCTACACCGCTGCACAAGCAGGTGAACATCTTCTATTCTACAGTTTAAAGTGGTTCACAGTGTCCATTGTTCTAAACGTAAGTCAGCCAGCCTCAGTCATAGGTTCTGGTCCTGTCCCGCCCTTTAGTTGCGTTGGAGTGGTGTGTTTTACGTTTTCTTTGCGGTCCACGTGTCCTAGTAGCCCTGTCTGGAGTTCTTCCCACTGGTCATCCTCTAGGACATCACGTCATTGACCTTGTGGCCTTTCTCACATTGTTTGCAAGACGTGCCATTCTATTACGCTGGAAAAAACCCGCCCCCCTCTCACTCCCAGTGGATGCGGGACGTTCTTTATTTTATGACTGGAGAGGATTAAACGGTCTCTTCGTGGGACTATCGCTTTGTTTTTCTGAAACTTGGGAGTCGTTTCTAGGCCATGTTCATGCCACACATTTTACCTTCCCAAATTCAGCAGTACACACCACAGCCTTTTAAAattcgtatttatttattccccctGTGCCTTTTttgtacagtacagtccaaGAGTTTGgggacatcttctcattcaatgtgttttctttattttcatgactatttacgttggtagattctcactgaaggcatcaaaactatgaatgaacacatgtggagttctgtacataacaaaaagtggagacctgacctccacagtcaccggacctgaacccaatccagatggtttggggtgagctggaccaacaagtgctaaacacctctgggaactccttcaagactgttggagaagcatttcaggtgacgacctcttgaagctcatcgagagaatgccaagagtgttcaaagcaggaatcagagcaaagaaactagaatataaaacaagttttcacttatttcacctttttttgttaagtacagaactccacatgtgttcattcatagttttgatgccttcagtgagaatctaccaacgtaaatggtcatgcaaataaagaaaacacgttgaatgagaaggtgtcaacttttggcctgtactgttcaTTTGTATTGATTCCCTTATTGCGTTCTTGCTTGTAGGTGTGGTTGGGAAAAGGGGTCTCTCTTGTATTGATACCTTTATTTATGTGTAATCTTTATTATTTTggaaatttcataaaaaaatttttataacTAATTTAACTTGATTTACAATGACACAGAAACGCAATTTTCTTCAGTTATGTAAGGTTCAGCTTTCCTCTGTATCTGCAGATGTTGCAGAAGAGGCCACGAGCCTGCAAACGTGCCATCAGGTCATCTGTGAGCTGCAAGGTTCCGTGGCGCGGGTGCTAGATCTGTACCGCAAGGTGGGTTCTGGACCTGTGGACTAGAGACTCGTGGACCCGTGGACTTTCTGGTCATTCTCTGCTCTGTTCTCCACCCTTCAGCTCCGCGTTCGCCCGGAGCTGCCCGACCAGCATATGCAGATGTCAGTCCTGCAGGAGGCTGTGGTGGGGGTGCAGGCCGAGCTGGCGTCTGTGTGTCCCCTTGATCCAGGGTCCAGGCCTGGCGCGTCCACGGTGGTGGACTCTCCGGGCCGGCAGCTCCGGGACGACCGGGCCGTGGCCCTGCTGGAGAAATACTCCGACCTGCTGCTGCAGATGGCCGAGAAGAAGATGGAGCTCAGCTGAGGGAACCTCTGAGAACCCACTGCTCCTTTACCACAGGCACcttacctttttttaattgtcattttacaccttttaattttttcttaaaaactaattaattgaCTGACTGTGacacctttttctttctttcttgttttgaatgttttttactttttggtgTATCTGGTCACATCCACCAAAAAAACTGCCGTTTGTCCTTCTGtagaaatgtgctgctttgtacatttttatttttttttttttgttccaccgTACCTACTCACAAGTATTAAAGTAACTGCTGCATGCTGACGCACGGTTTGAGGGTTCAAAGTTGCATTTCTTCCACACGTGAGCTCTTCAGTCGCACTGCTCTCCATGTGCAGTCGTCTTTGTATGTAAATTTTGCAGAAACCTGTAACACACTCTGTAATAAATGCCATTTTATTCCTTGCAATAAATTTTACTGTTTTCTTAAATAGCCTGTGGACCCATTTGTAGGtttaccacatttttttttttttttttttttccccactcactTTTATGTGAACATATTTCAAGTTTTGAGCCGCTTACCAAGAACTGCACATTTGATCACTttataaaataaactttttaaacCTTGGCCCCGAACTTTAGTGTTTTCGGTTTTAACTCTACGTCAGTGACGTTCGAAGGAACTCTCCTCTGATTGGCCGCCCAAGTTCCTGTTTTGTCTTGCCAGGTCTGTGATTTTTAAAACtcatttttccccctttatAAAGTTGATTAGGATCCTTGTGGCAAAAACACGAGCCGCCAGTTTCTCTTTGTACGTAGTTGGTGTTCTATCAATTTCTACCGCGTGTTGCGTTTTCAAGGAGATTTAGTTCCGCAGGTCGGACGTGATTTTCATTTTATCCTCTCGCGGGATCTGGCAACCTCGCAGTTGACAGCGGCGCGCCGCGTCGGGACGGCGACACAACTTCTCAGACGGGGACATTTTCACGGAACCAGCGGCGGGAGTCCGCCATGTCCGCGCCGGCCTGTCCGGAGTCCGCGAGTAAGGACGGCGAGGCGTGGCGACGGCACATCATCCGGCAGCTGAAGCTCCGGGACCGGTTCCAGAAGATCCGCTTCCAGGACGTCATCCGCGCCTGTACGGTCCAGAGGAGCGGGGTCGCTCTGAGCGCTGGAGTCTGAGTTTGGCTCGTGTTGATTGGTCGGGGACTCCGTTCAGaaaccgaccaatcagaacacagtCCAGGGGTCCAGCTCAGAGAGACCCCACCCGGTCACCATGAACTCCTGGATGCTCCTGTAGTCTCTGCTTCATTAAACTGTGTTCTCTGATTCCAGACTTCAGGCTGCAGGAACGCACCAACCAGAGAGCCACCATCCTCCAGTCAGTCAGGTAAGGCTCCGTCCTGGCCAGATGATGCGGCCAGTACGCCTCCCTCCAGCACCACTAACCGACGTGACCCCGCAGGCCCACGCTGACCTCCTGCTCAGAAAACGTCCAGGACCTGAAGACGACCACGGGGGAGGTAGAGCATCCGCCACGGCTTGTACCAATGTGGTGTAATGTCATGTTCTCATGCTAATGCACCAACAATTACAGTAATCGAGATGTCTAACTGAAACTCCCCACCCATCTGACTAAAGTATTTCCATCTGGGGAGACGTTTCTCCTGAACTCCTCAACATTTCAAAGCCAAATATCTTTTACGGCTTTATGCAAAACCTCTTGGTCCCGTGTAGTTTTGGTGACATCGCCGCCCTGTTCCCAAACCCGGTTTATTCGTAGTAAGGACGTTTCACCTAACCGGAAATATTCAACTTGACGAAGGTGCCGTcgccacacaccgctccccgggcgccggtcaggACCTCACGGTCCGTTTCCGCGCACGGTTCTTGGTGCCCGGACCTGTACAGCACAGTTGTACAGTTCCTGAACTGTGGAgcaaaactgaaacaaatgcaATCAACAGAaaacatctggaaaaatgacgCACAGCTCTCATCATGGCTAtgaagctggtgtgtgtgtgtgtgtgtgtgtgtgtgtgtttgtgagactgAAGCAGCTGGAGGAAGTTTCCTCTGGTCATCAGTTCCCCTCCTGGACGGTGGCCTGCGGTGCCCGGGTTGACAGCTCCGCCCACTTTCCGCCGTCATCTGGACAGGGTGTGAGGACGGCGGCAGTTCTGGCCGCGAGGCTGCGTTATTCGAGACGCCCGCGCCAGTCTGAGATGTCTCCCGGCTCGGTAGCTGTCGCATGAAATCAGTCCGGTTGTGTCCTCCTCTCTACCCTTCATGTCATCTCCTTGGTGGGTGTTGAAGGGCGTGGCCGCTGTGCTCGCTCTACTGAATAGGCCTACAAAAGCACAGTCAGCCTCTCTTTTGAAGCCAAATATCAGCAGCGACCCATAATGATATGAACCATCGGCAGCAGTGAGGTGGCATCGGCATTTTTCCAACGTGATCCTAGAGAAGGTCTGGAGAATCAACACCTTGATATGTTCCCCAGTCCATTCTTGGACCATttgaagtgaaagggaagtgactgtcattgggAAACGCAGCACacaccatgtgctctgcttcTATAACCTGATTGtgggcagtgggcggccatgacagtgtgtggggacggtaccttcatgaaggagacctcggtggcacctcgccggttcgggatttgaacccgcagccTTCTGATTGTGACagtagaccaccactgccccatttttcAGCATGGCAGGGCGCATGTTCAGGCAGGTTCTCTACAGGCCATGGTAATACAGTGACTGGCTTGTGCTgaggaaatgtaaaatgtctcaGATTATGACCAGTTCTgacttttgtgttatttttgtgtgcagttGGCATACCATGCAGTTGAACTCCAGCAGAAGATAAAGATCAGAGAAGCACAACTGGAAGATCAACATGCCAGGTCCTGTCCTCCCATGCAGTAAACAGGGACGTCCGGAGTTACTGTCACATGTGTGAATGTTGTTGCGTTTTTGGCGTTTGCTGTAACACAATGTTACCTGCGAGCAGACTTCACATgacaacactcacacacacaaatacactgcATAAGTCAATCATTCTCaattctttttctgtgtgtgtttgtgctggttGTGTGTAGCAAGTTGTGCTGTGTGTATTCAGGCTGGGTAGAGATGATGGTTGTGTGATGCCTTTTGGGTGAAGGTGGATTCGGAGTATTCCAAgcttaaaagtgaagtgattgtcacatgtgatacacagcacacggtgcacacagtgaaatgtgtcctctgcatttaacccatcaccctgagtgagcagtgggcggccatgacaggcgcccggggagcagtgtgtggggatggtgcttttctcagtggcacctcagtggcaccttggtggcaccttggcggatcgggcaaccttttgattatggggccacttccttaaccgctaggccaccactgccccccagcTGCAGTGTTGGATGGTGGAGGTGTtggttgtgttgttgtgtgagcTGCATGCTTGTTACTGAggaccagtatctgggtggcctgggttgacagataagggcggattcgtctgatattgtagagaaggaatctacatgagcgggaaagattactgatgtgagttgagaaggagagttggttgtctattattactccaaggttgcaggctgttgtagaaggagagagctgcgagttgtccaggtaaatagcaagatcctgatgtggtgaagaatctgctggaatgaatattagttcagttttggtgggattgagttggaggtgatgggctgccatccaagatgagacgtcagttagacatgcagagattttggaagcagcatgaagatcagagggaggaaaagagaagatgagttgtgtgtcgtcggcatagcagtggtaggataatccatgtgaggaaattacctcaccaagtgatcttgtgtagagggagaaatggagaggacctagtactgagccttgagggacaccagtggagagtctacgtgaggcagagaTGGATCCGTTCCAAGTCACTtagtaagatcgctcatcaaggtaggaagcaaaccactgccatgctgagccctgaattccaagcctcttcaggattgaaaagagagtcttgtggttaactgtgtcaaatgcagagaggtcaaggaggaTAAGAACCAATCTGGCctcatgtagcttctcagaaacagacagaagggccatctcagtagaatgagctgttctgaagccagactggttaggatccaggaggttgttctgtgacagatgaagtgatagctgattgtagacacagcgctcaaggttTCTTTGTGCTGGTCGTTTTTTTATAGTaagttgtgttgttgtgtgaacTGTATGCTTGTTGGGTGGAGGTCTATTTGGAGAGTTCCCAGTTGTGTcgggtggtggaggtgttggtTGTGTGGTTGTAGAAGGTTGTGTTGTGTGAATTATATGCTTGTTGGGTGGAGGTTGATTCGGCACGTTCCCAGTTGTCACGTGGTGGAAGTGTTGGTTGCAGtaagttgtgttgtgtgttcaggttGTGTGAGCTGCGTGCTTGTTGGGTGGAGGTCGATTTGGCGCGTTGCCAGTTGTGTcgggtggtggaggtgttggttgtgtggttgtagtaagttgtgttgttgtgtgttcaggTTGTGTGAGCTGCGTGCTTGTTGGGTGGAGGTCGATTTGGCGCGTTGCCAGTTGTGTcgggtggtggaggtgttggttgtgtggttgtagtaagttgtattgttgtgtgttcagATTGTGTGAGCTGCATGCTTGTTGGGTGGAGGTCGATTTGGCACGTTCCCAGCTGCGTTGttgggtggaggaggtgttggttgtgtggttgtagtaagttgtgttgttgtgtgagcTGCGCGCTTGTTGGGTGGAGGTCTATTCGGAGTGTTCCCAGTTGTGTcgggtggtggaggtgttggttgtgtggttgcagtaagttg
This window contains:
- the wdr62 gene encoding WD repeat-containing protein 62 isoform X1; translated protein: MADRAKRSCGGNLRRRSRPAQRRSVCSRVVLEKVLGVTTASSSGLTSDPNTGLVAYPAGCIVVLLQPKKSKQSHILNASRKTFTALAFSQDGKYLVTGESGHMPCVRVWDVAERTQVAEVQCHKYGVACVAFSPNGTYIVSVGFQHDQTVNVWDWRKGAVIAFNKVSSRVLAVSFSEDSSYFVTAGNRHVKFWYLDATREQRVNSTVPLIGRSGLLGEQQNSLFCDLACGRGQSASSAYCITRSGLLCRFNRSRQLDSWVDLKTGSARCISVSEALIFCGCADGTVRVFSPQDLRYIATIHKPHHLGVDVTQGLQSGQMFPSHPEAEHPDTLALTFDPVTRHLTCVYNDHSVYVWDVRDVRNVGKVYSSLYHSGCVWNVEMYPELEDSCTACLPAGAFLTCSSDNTIRLWKSDSAGPNVYSHDLMKIVYVAEDTQHLQSNVGRPEGGAVDGKAGIRVLSISPDGQQLAAGDRCGNIRVFGLQFMDELLKIEAHDSEVLCLEFSPVETGLRLLASASRDRLIHVFNMDHSYSLEQTVDDHSASITAIKFMGVGPNVSMVSCGADKSIYFRQAEKCLEGLLFPRSHHVVEKTTLYDMDRDSSHTHVAVACQDRNIRVYDVKSGKMQRSFKGTFTEDGTLLKVQMDPSGTFLATSCSDKSIYIFDYESGERVATLIGHSEIVTGMRFSQDCRHLITVSGDSCVFVWRLDSQMTNTMMKKLSERRQRAGLRSIRIANKPHSIRRETYITVPVPGLQQALEEEDPKTPGRDVLSLDLPDHHLLQTNGRLPMWVRKLEAVGPTIPPPVQGDVGYQPRNRWAEQSDPRAVCSALETQSLQLDLLSPGSQHTEEEETQEEDPHFHPQSLDSLLDEDDDEEEEEEEEENGPDGEEPFGPEISCLEMGDLILYPANSTALSTAAEGEFDVKALCEMGEGPQHSIWGGVELSPDSACCVGSIEGGASGQEQPIDRDTDSLSQVSSTGSSGVEEDEQPETSLHQHFDTLANSLPSSAERFDTDLRSLQPTQDSTFLNPRLSISARFLSRFGNRIRVQGSGALPRPAVPVEPVHPSQMCAESDTGTSTVAEERKEGDVAAMLKSRPQAAGKRSGRRHHRAPRSRHTVSLVGWKDTLREITNKVLSGHSENVSVVDPTLKPPPTSQDSTRPLHLSYMGTTVSSRAKLSGSSVGEGLAAASLDEQLDCDLDVGVALECKENLPPPASSSTLQKAPPLPSSPPGNHSARATLQLDLSGQKHPATSQKSWRRTTGDIASQSSLVTPTEMRSLGKEEQRRLSSIEESLTPRASPRPWTPNPDANTGPTDHLVDPDSAAPPAGVDPALLDYAGQPCPYTAAQADVAEEATSLQTCHQVICELQGSVARVLDLYRKLRVRPELPDQHMQMSVLQEAVVGVQAELASVCPLDPGSRPGASTVVDSPGRQLRDDRAVALLEKYSDLLLQMAEKKMELS